The DNA sequence aagGAATACAATTATAATTATCCCAAAAAAATGTATCAGTAGAATgcatacaataaaaaaaatcaattgtTATGTTAAAGAGTTAAAACtttaaagattaaattaaaacatatttataattttaaaaatcaaataaaattttaatgtttgttttttataatattttttaatttaataagttaaaaattaatctgtctcaatgacttgtattcacaaaataaaataactttatcaatatattaaaatatataatttttgttttttataagTATTATcactttattttaaaatatttataattttataccCATAATATTTATAGTTGTATATTTATTACACCTAAATTATAACATtattttactaataattaataaatattaaataaaataattgtttaTTGTCTCTGGAAACTTGATTAAGAAACTAAAATGCTACCATATGGATTAATTATGGAGTGACATATGTATTTAACTATTTATGGTGAGTGTCTGATGAAAACCGAGAAACGGGTACAGCAACGAGGGGACTGGTCCGAGTACGAGGCTTGTTTTCTTTGATTCATTGGTCATGTGTCGCTATTTCGGCCATCATAGATTCATAGCTGCCAAGCATGATGGAGTGAGGCTGCGTTTGTTTTGTGTATGTATTAAGACATAAACATTGAGACATAGATATTTGAGACATAGACATAAAATATTTGTGTCTATGTATGTTGTTTGGATATGATAGACATGTTATTAGTATAATGTCTAATACTATGTTTAGTTTACAAAGAACAAGACACTACCTAATTGAAAATGACCGTTTTGTTctgttaatttaaattaaaaattaaatagttaaaaaaaagaaaaaggcaaAAGCTATTCAGATTCCTATTTTTCCCAAGTTGGTTTAAGGGTTCCCCTCTCTATCCCCAAAAATCTCTTTTCTCCCTAGTTGGCGTCCTCATTCTTCGTCTTTTCTTGGATCTTTTCGGTGCGGTTCCTCCTCGTCAAGGATTCTTCTTTTTCGAGGTGAATCTCTGTGGTTCTTCTTctgctcttttttttctttttctccttcttcttcttaatTGTTGTGTGGGTGTTTGCAAATCCACTTTTGTTACAGTGTGTTTGATGATTTGTTTCTGGGTTTAGGATATCAGGTTCAAGTATGGAATCAATGTGGACCCTTCGAAACTCCAAATTCTCCCAGATTCAGCTGATCTTCCAATGGTTGGGAAACCCCTATATGGACTTGTCTCTGATTTAATCCACATTTGTGACTAGCATCAGGTTTCCCACACAACCCTTGGAGGTAAGAACCCAATGTCAAATTAAATTCACattctgttttatttttctatatgaTTTTAGTCACACTTACTCCAAGTTGGGCAATTTATTTGTTAGGAACTTCAGTagtttgtttttaatttcacgGTATTAgtgaaaacagagagaaaattaaattgattgcTTTCATATGGTTGTTGTTATTATCATAAAAATTGATTGAAACCACCTCATTGGATGTGATTTTTTGTGGgctgattttgaaaaatactactGCATAAAGGGAAAAAAGAATTCTCCAAAAGCATTAGGATTAAGAAACTTATTTGATATTATCTCTTAAATtgaatctaaattttttttgctatttttatTAACGTCTTTTTATTATCTCTTAATACTGCCAGATATTGCAATGCAATTAGTCATAATAATATTCAAAAAGGTGTTTTGGTTAAAACCTCAAAAATCTTGTTTGCGTCTCTGCATGATTCATTCTATTTTTCTAATAGGATTAGTGTATCTAAACCTACTCTTCTTTTTGCAATTATTTTCTATGTATGTTgagataaataattaatattttttggaGAAACATGTTTTTAATTTCTAGCTTGTTAAATCAGAATTGGATGGAATGTTCATAATACTTTTTCTCTCTATTTATCATCTAAAAGTGTAAAACTGATGCTTTGATTTCTATTAGGTTTTCTGGGTTTTGTGCAAGCATCTTCTATGTTGGATAAATTTAGATAGCTTTCAATTGAATCAATCAAAAGGCATTTACACTTGTTGTTGCTTAGTGATAATCATATCTATCAAATCTTTGAATTATTCTCATCATTGTAGTTTGCTGTTTTTTAAGTTCTTACGGATGATATAACTATTTCCTAAATTCTCATTCACTTCTATATGCAAGTTTCTTATAGGCATTGTCATGATTAGTCATAGCAATCTATCTGTCAAGCATGTTGATTTTCACAAAATCTGTATACATCCTCCATCAACCAAGAACTCTTAATCATATTCCTCAGGACTACTACTCAGCTTCCAATTCTTGATAGCCatttctatttttgttaaagCTGTCTTGGTTTCCCAAAGAGTACATCTGCAGGGATAAGGAAACTATTCTTACAGCTATTGGTTGCTTTAAGAATAGCATAAGAGTTATATTAGTATAGTTTTAGGAAATACACAATTATTTGTTGGATCCTTCACTTGTAATGAACTTATATGAATTGAAAATTCAATGGAAATGGGCTTCTTTGATATTTATTTTGGTTTGCTATTTTTTTagctaataatattttttaacttatAAAAGTATATTTTGTGCCAAAGAAGTGTAAAATAGCAGAAAATCATCACAAACTAAGCAAAATTTGATGAAAGTGCTGCAGAAGTGCATAGTTTTTGGGACAAAATTATACAATACAAGTAAATGAAcactaataaataatttaagtGCAGAATATTAACATACATAATGTAGAACTCAATAAAATTCAACAAAATGCACAAAAGAGTTGCAATGTAATTAGTATACTTCACTTGTCCAGcataagaaaaaaagaacatAACCCTGCTATTTCTATTAAGTTTACCAAAAGACCCTAGTAAGTTTTGCAAAATATCTTAATAAGTTTAGCAATACATCCgaataaattaacaattaagATAACCCAATACACCAACAATAGTTAAAAGTTATCCATTATATCTCGTGCGAATGCTTTTTTTTCCTCGTCTAAGCTCTAAAAGGTTGCCTTCAATTCTGGATTCTGCACAAATTTTTTTGCAATCTGCACGATCTTCATTGTAGTGAAACCAAGACTCTTCAGTGTACGGCCAAGATTCACTTGCTCATTCACACCAGACATTGCATTGGCTAGTACTTGCACATGCTTTCCTTGATCCTTAACCGCAAATTTAAAAGTTTCTGCTAAGTTTGATAGGACTGCAGCATCATTGGTTTTTTTACTTGCAGTGTGACGTCCTTGATTTTTCTCACTTGATGAAGCAAATGAGGTTGAAAAGGTATTGGGTAGTTCGCTCTCGGCAGCTGCTAAATCTTCTATGTCAACATCGTCACCGCCTAAACCCAAGCCACCAAATGTGGCCGCAGCAAATGTAGAGCTCGGTGTGACATCTTCTTCAGCATCTTTTCCACTGCATGCATCAAGACCAGTAGCTCTATCCTTGCCAAAAATGCTCCCAAGACGTTCGAACAACGAAAATGGCTTGCCTGGAGTGTAGAGTGTAACATTGCGACCCTGTACAACATAAAACAAAGCCAACAATTACATGTTCATAAAAGTGAGTACTTGTAAGAAGAATGAATAAATGTGAAAAAAATTACGATCACACCTTTTCCCAAGCTTCCAGTACTTGTTTACTATCCACTTCAACACACATCTTTTCGAAATTCCACCCAAAATCACTACAACCCAACATCTCAGCCACaaacatatatttttctttCAGCCGCTTGTGTTTGTTTCTGATGTGCTTCACGGTGAGACCACATCCAGAAAACTTTTTATTCATCTTGTCTGCCAGTTTTTGAAATGCCCCTGGCTTAAATTGACAGCATCTGTCCTTTTGCCTTCAACAACCAATTCCTCCATAAACACCACAAACAGTTCAGTTTCTTGTTCAGTCTATTGGCGGGGTATCGAGGCCATTTGCTGCTAGATAAGAACAAATAAAGTAAACCATGGCAGCATAATTACTATCAAAATTAGAGTTCAATGGTATTAGAATTACTTACAGCAAAATAAAAGCTAATagcaaataaaactaaaatatgtttaattagaataatgactattaaaacaattaaaacaaGACCTTGTATAATTATATGTTTAATTGAAATACAAATTATGAATCCGATTTGGCAAATACATATTGCACAAAGAAAAAAACTGAAATGAATTCAAATACAATAATTTATAGGCTAGGCTAATTGCAAACATAACAAAACTGGCAAAGATAAAAATTCTACTCGCCACGTTCTTCCCTCCATATTTCCCACATCTCGGTTGCTAGGTCCTCATGCCATTGAGTCTACTCATGGCTACTTTCCACAACATCAATTATTTCACCTTCATCAACAATAGTATCATCTCCAATGGGTATGTGTTCTGGCGCAAGAGTTGCATCTTCTTCGGGAGTAACATCCATGTTCATACGAATACAGTTTTGTAACAAACAACAAGCAATAATAATGTGGCTTTGAACTTTAATAGGATAGAACGAGGGACTTCGTAGAATTCTCCATCTTTTCTTAAGCAACCCAAAGCACCGCTCAATCACATTTCTAGCTGAAGAGTGCTTCTTATTAAATAACTCTAGACGATTTTGTGGCGCTCAATGACCTTGAACCCACTCATTCACATGATAGCGAACATTTCTATAAGGAGATaagaatcctctcccattggtaTAGCCGGCATCCACTAAGTAATAACACCCTAAAACGGAAGGatggaaaaatataagaaatatATTGTAATTTTCAtattcaatatatattattcttttCAAAAGATTAATTTAGACATACCAATAGGTATTTTCAAGCCATTACGTCGAGTAATAGCATCCCTAAGTACCCTTAAATCAGATGCCAATCCTTCCCAACCGCTAAGGACATAGACGAAATTCATGTTCTGATTGCAAACTCCTAAGACATTGGTGGATATTCTAGATTTACTCAtttgatatataaatttatCACTCTTCGGGACTGTGACATCTATGTAAGTTCCATCTAATGCTCCTAGACAACCCTAtcaaatgtaaaaaaaaaaaacagttatTACACGCAGAGTAAACGTGACCAATAAAAATTAGAGCTACATACACGACCTACCTTAAACCATTTCCATCTGGGATCTACACAATCTTTTAGTACAGGGTCTGTCTTTGCAAATAAGATACTTTGGACACGCAAAACCGAACGCAATACCTTGTGAAAATACCTACTAATAGTTTCACCAGACCTATAAAACCTAACCTGTACGCTGCGATTTTTGGTATGGTGAGCTAATATGGTTAAGAAAGTAGCTACTTGCTCGCCTATGCCAACATGACCATCTTCGTCTAATCCACCTTGAACTTGTAGCAATTCACATAAAGTTGCAAATGCATTCAAACTCATTCTTAACTCCCATATGCAATTTCTATCTCCACCCTCCCCAATGATATTATCTAATGCATCTTACCTTAGTGGCAATGTGTTCACTCTTCGACCAATCGAAGAATGACCCCGCCTTCTATtcctaatatacatatatagagtGACTAAAAAAAGCAGCATTAACGTGTCAAATTGCATTCTCATAATCCAGTAATATCCAACACATAGCTTAATTTATTCAGAACGATCCATCATCACTTCCTAAGAAACAATAACAAGTAAATACATAAAAGAAGAATCCTAATAATTTCTACAAACACATAATACAATTCATGATAGCAAACAACTTGGTAAGCAGTTTGATAACCAATTTTATAAACACAATACAAATAAATTATCCTCTACCAATCTTcaatagataataattaaaaagcTCACCTATTAATAATTTCATAAGCAATTTAATTAACATATTAATCAGTAATTACAGCAACATTTTTATCACTAGTTTTATCAACAATCAGCACTAACAAGCTCAGCAGATCAGTAACAAAATTCTATTTATCACAGCAGCAACAACTCCTTCTACaactcttttatttttgaagattttgCTGCATAGTTGCCCATAAAATGTTTGATGGTAAGAACAATTTATCAAGTATAActaataataagtttctttcaATTAGGCAGATGGCCTTTTCGATTCTTTTTCGTCTTCAATTAGGAAAAATAACTTATCAAGCTTCAAAATGCATTTAAAACAACCACCATCGAGATTATCCATTGCCTATTGCAGATTTCAgatgaaaacaaaataaataatgaacAATACCCAAATACCCAGGTTTACATACAATTCAAATATCCACATACCCAAATTCTGGATTAGCAATTAATCAATAATAACCCATCTGataaataatcaaaattaaaagaaaaaacttcacaaaagaaaaaataccaAAGATGGCAAAGCACACCGAGAGGGAAGATGTTGCAGTGGTGGAGGATGAAAGACTCAACGCACAGTAGAAGCACAGCTAGGGTTTGAGGTTAACGTGGCTACCAGATGGAGAGGCAAAGATGGCAGAGTAGCAACACAAGCTCACCGCGACCGGAGCACAGCATGCAGAAATCAGAGAGGAGAGTCGGCGGGAAACATAGACAACGTGCGGCGGTGGTACACCTTCGATGATGTAGAACAACTACACAAGAAATTTTCACTGCTTAGTGTTTGATACAAACAAGGGACCCTTTtggaatttaaaaaaattaacgaGGATAAAATCATCTGAGAATATTGATACTGATCCGTGTCCATCGCCCTTCATCCGTGTCTCAGTATTTTACCCAGACATGAAATACATGTAACTTGTGTGTACTTGTGTGTAACTGTGTCCTTCTTATTTCTGTGTCtcaaaattcaaacaatatTCACGTCTTACCGTGTCTATGTCTTGGTAAGACACGGACATCAAACAAACGCAGCCTGATGGACCTTTTGTACGGAGACCAAATGCCTACTAAAT is a window from the Arachis stenosperma cultivar V10309 chromosome 3, arast.V10309.gnm1.PFL2, whole genome shotgun sequence genome containing:
- the LOC130966913 gene encoding uncharacterized protein LOC130966913, whose protein sequence is MSLNAFATLCELLQVQGGLDEDGHVGIGEQVATFLTILAHHTKNRSVQVRFYRSGETISRYFHKVLRSVLRVQSILFAKTDPVLKDCVDPRWKWFKGCLGALDGTYIDVTVPKSDKFIYQMSKSRISTNVLGVCNQNMNFVYVLSGWEGLASDLRVLRDAITRRNGLKIPIGCYYLVDAGYTNGRGFLSPYRNVRYHVNEWVQGH